From one Mya arenaria isolate MELC-2E11 chromosome 4, ASM2691426v1 genomic stretch:
- the LOC128231436 gene encoding ribosomal protein S6 kinase-related protein-like isoform X2 yields the protein MGNTNQKSPIRKTQSVPDTQVLDANVDFSSSKGKSGSTWRLFRGKSTNAIDKMDANEVAKKKKNQPQLAVPLVEALFLPDFPVKSQDTDFDIVDVIAKGAYGNVVKVRKEDDKLYYAMKVLDKKQIIVESAIQQCKDEAAIQSILGDHPFIVKCHEYWQSRKHLYIVLDYVPYGDMFTLWTFHGFFPEKLVKLYVAEMAMSLDYLHKSGVIYRDMKMENLLFDAEGHLQLTDFGLAKWLARGEKTRTVCGTLQYMAPEVLAVYPYGHTADWWSLGILVYAMLVGKYPVDGAADHIEMAQRVIDCDYLCPDIVSDAAQDIVNKLLMKSPAKRLVDLYSLQNMTLFSRLNFTDVIERKISPRQLVGQDFFPMTGTSYSFAPGSTHSNDSFQDFDCVWNLPNGADRPVYV from the exons atgggCAACACTAATCAAAAGTCACCAATACGGAAGACGCAGTCTGTCCCTGATACTCAG gTCCTAGatgcaaatgttgatttttcgAGTTCCAAAGGAAAGTCTGGCAGTACTTGGCGCCTTTTCCGTGGAAAGTCAACAAATGCTATAGACAAGATGGATGCCAATGAAGTAgccaaaaagaagaaaaaccaGCCCCAGCTGGCAGTGCCCCTGGTTGAGGCATTGTTTCTTCCCGACTTTCCTGTGAAGAGTCAAGACACAGACTTTGAT ATTGTTGACGTGATAGCCAAAGGTGCATATGGAAATGTGGTGAAGGTTCGCAAAGAAGATGACAAACTGTACTATGCAATGAAG GTGTTGGACAAGAAGCAGATTATCGTGGAGAGTGCCATACAGCAGTGTAAAGACGAGGCTGCCATACAG TCAATTTTGGGAGATCATCCATTTATCGTCAAGTGTCATGAGTACTGGCAATCACGTAAACATCTTTACATAG TCCTGGACTATGTACCATACGGAGACATGTTCACTCTGTGGACGTTTCATGGTTTTTTCCCAGAGAAATTAGTGAAACTCTATGTTGCAGAAATGGCAATGTCACTAG ATTATCTTCATAAGTCGGGGGTTATTTACAGAGACATGAAG ATGGAGAATCTCCTGTTTGATGCAGAAG GCCATCTACAGTTGACAGACTTTGGCCTTGCAAAATGGCTTGCTCGAGGTGAAAAGACACGGACAGTCTGTGGAACACTGCAGTACATGG cACCAGAAGTATTAGCAGTTTACCCATACGGACACACTGCAGACTGGTGGTCACTTGGAATCCTGGTGTATGCCATGCTTGTTGGAAAG TACCCTGTTGATGGTGCCGCGGACCATATTGAGATGGCCCAGCGTGTGATAGACTGTGATTACTTATGTCCCGACATTGTCTCAGATGCAGCTCAGGATATTGTCAACAAG TTGCTGATGAAGAGCCCTGCAAAGAGACTGGTTGACCTGTATTCCTTGCAGAATATGACCCTCTTTAGCCGCCTAAACTTCACTGATGTCATAGAGAGAAAG ATAAGTCCCCGGCAGCTGGTGGGACAAGATTTCTTCCCCATGACTGGCACCAGCTACAGTTTTGCACCTGGCTCTACACATTCAAATGACAGCTTTCAAGAT TTTGACTGTGTATGGAACCTTCCAAATGGAGCAGACAGACCTGTGTATGTATGA
- the LOC128231436 gene encoding ribosomal protein S6 kinase-related protein-like isoform X1 translates to MIAYKNWIPNNKRIHKYVYIELRMLKTCFHSTRNIYLLKKETHNTLNFVVVAFVFLLGAIFINHNVKHVNVNTCFIENVPEFILYYLFPMCFLLNNNLNHENLQEVHVCFQFHHSKHPPYTTREQFTVLDANVDFSSSKGKSGSTWRLFRGKSTNAIDKMDANEVAKKKKNQPQLAVPLVEALFLPDFPVKSQDTDFDIVDVIAKGAYGNVVKVRKEDDKLYYAMKVLDKKQIIVESAIQQCKDEAAIQSILGDHPFIVKCHEYWQSRKHLYIVLDYVPYGDMFTLWTFHGFFPEKLVKLYVAEMAMSLDYLHKSGVIYRDMKMENLLFDAEGHLQLTDFGLAKWLARGEKTRTVCGTLQYMAPEVLAVYPYGHTADWWSLGILVYAMLVGKYPVDGAADHIEMAQRVIDCDYLCPDIVSDAAQDIVNKLLMKSPAKRLVDLYSLQNMTLFSRLNFTDVIERKISPRQLVGQDFFPMTGTSYSFAPGSTHSNDSFQDFDCVWNLPNGADRPVYV, encoded by the exons atgattgcttaTAAAAACTGGATCCCAAATAACAAACGAATTCATAAATATGTCTATATTGAGTTAAGAATGCTCAAAACTTGCTTCCATTCTACCAGgaacatatatttgttaaaaaaagaaacgcACAATACCCTGAATTTTGTCgttgttgcttttgtttttttattgggGGCGATTTTTATCAATCATAACGTAAAGCATGTAAACGTGAATacgtgttttattgaaaatgtacctgaattcatattatattatttgtttccaatgtgttttcttttaaacaataatctAAATCATGAGAATTTACAAGaagttcatgtttgttttcaatttcaccATTCAAAACACCCGCCATACACAACACGAGAACAATTTACG gTCCTAGatgcaaatgttgatttttcgAGTTCCAAAGGAAAGTCTGGCAGTACTTGGCGCCTTTTCCGTGGAAAGTCAACAAATGCTATAGACAAGATGGATGCCAATGAAGTAgccaaaaagaagaaaaaccaGCCCCAGCTGGCAGTGCCCCTGGTTGAGGCATTGTTTCTTCCCGACTTTCCTGTGAAGAGTCAAGACACAGACTTTGAT ATTGTTGACGTGATAGCCAAAGGTGCATATGGAAATGTGGTGAAGGTTCGCAAAGAAGATGACAAACTGTACTATGCAATGAAG GTGTTGGACAAGAAGCAGATTATCGTGGAGAGTGCCATACAGCAGTGTAAAGACGAGGCTGCCATACAG TCAATTTTGGGAGATCATCCATTTATCGTCAAGTGTCATGAGTACTGGCAATCACGTAAACATCTTTACATAG TCCTGGACTATGTACCATACGGAGACATGTTCACTCTGTGGACGTTTCATGGTTTTTTCCCAGAGAAATTAGTGAAACTCTATGTTGCAGAAATGGCAATGTCACTAG ATTATCTTCATAAGTCGGGGGTTATTTACAGAGACATGAAG ATGGAGAATCTCCTGTTTGATGCAGAAG GCCATCTACAGTTGACAGACTTTGGCCTTGCAAAATGGCTTGCTCGAGGTGAAAAGACACGGACAGTCTGTGGAACACTGCAGTACATGG cACCAGAAGTATTAGCAGTTTACCCATACGGACACACTGCAGACTGGTGGTCACTTGGAATCCTGGTGTATGCCATGCTTGTTGGAAAG TACCCTGTTGATGGTGCCGCGGACCATATTGAGATGGCCCAGCGTGTGATAGACTGTGATTACTTATGTCCCGACATTGTCTCAGATGCAGCTCAGGATATTGTCAACAAG TTGCTGATGAAGAGCCCTGCAAAGAGACTGGTTGACCTGTATTCCTTGCAGAATATGACCCTCTTTAGCCGCCTAAACTTCACTGATGTCATAGAGAGAAAG ATAAGTCCCCGGCAGCTGGTGGGACAAGATTTCTTCCCCATGACTGGCACCAGCTACAGTTTTGCACCTGGCTCTACACATTCAAATGACAGCTTTCAAGAT TTTGACTGTGTATGGAACCTTCCAAATGGAGCAGACAGACCTGTGTATGTATGA
- the LOC128231436 gene encoding ribosomal protein S6 kinase-related protein-like isoform X3: protein MGDVFSLFNDRGDSKMDNVVLDANVDFSSSKGKSGSTWRLFRGKSTNAIDKMDANEVAKKKKNQPQLAVPLVEALFLPDFPVKSQDTDFDIVDVIAKGAYGNVVKVRKEDDKLYYAMKVLDKKQIIVESAIQQCKDEAAIQSILGDHPFIVKCHEYWQSRKHLYIVLDYVPYGDMFTLWTFHGFFPEKLVKLYVAEMAMSLDYLHKSGVIYRDMKMENLLFDAEGHLQLTDFGLAKWLARGEKTRTVCGTLQYMAPEVLAVYPYGHTADWWSLGILVYAMLVGKYPVDGAADHIEMAQRVIDCDYLCPDIVSDAAQDIVNKLLMKSPAKRLVDLYSLQNMTLFSRLNFTDVIERKISPRQLVGQDFFPMTGTSYSFAPGSTHSNDSFQDFDCVWNLPNGADRPVYV, encoded by the exons gTCCTAGatgcaaatgttgatttttcgAGTTCCAAAGGAAAGTCTGGCAGTACTTGGCGCCTTTTCCGTGGAAAGTCAACAAATGCTATAGACAAGATGGATGCCAATGAAGTAgccaaaaagaagaaaaaccaGCCCCAGCTGGCAGTGCCCCTGGTTGAGGCATTGTTTCTTCCCGACTTTCCTGTGAAGAGTCAAGACACAGACTTTGAT ATTGTTGACGTGATAGCCAAAGGTGCATATGGAAATGTGGTGAAGGTTCGCAAAGAAGATGACAAACTGTACTATGCAATGAAG GTGTTGGACAAGAAGCAGATTATCGTGGAGAGTGCCATACAGCAGTGTAAAGACGAGGCTGCCATACAG TCAATTTTGGGAGATCATCCATTTATCGTCAAGTGTCATGAGTACTGGCAATCACGTAAACATCTTTACATAG TCCTGGACTATGTACCATACGGAGACATGTTCACTCTGTGGACGTTTCATGGTTTTTTCCCAGAGAAATTAGTGAAACTCTATGTTGCAGAAATGGCAATGTCACTAG ATTATCTTCATAAGTCGGGGGTTATTTACAGAGACATGAAG ATGGAGAATCTCCTGTTTGATGCAGAAG GCCATCTACAGTTGACAGACTTTGGCCTTGCAAAATGGCTTGCTCGAGGTGAAAAGACACGGACAGTCTGTGGAACACTGCAGTACATGG cACCAGAAGTATTAGCAGTTTACCCATACGGACACACTGCAGACTGGTGGTCACTTGGAATCCTGGTGTATGCCATGCTTGTTGGAAAG TACCCTGTTGATGGTGCCGCGGACCATATTGAGATGGCCCAGCGTGTGATAGACTGTGATTACTTATGTCCCGACATTGTCTCAGATGCAGCTCAGGATATTGTCAACAAG TTGCTGATGAAGAGCCCTGCAAAGAGACTGGTTGACCTGTATTCCTTGCAGAATATGACCCTCTTTAGCCGCCTAAACTTCACTGATGTCATAGAGAGAAAG ATAAGTCCCCGGCAGCTGGTGGGACAAGATTTCTTCCCCATGACTGGCACCAGCTACAGTTTTGCACCTGGCTCTACACATTCAAATGACAGCTTTCAAGAT TTTGACTGTGTATGGAACCTTCCAAATGGAGCAGACAGACCTGTGTATGTATGA